A stretch of the Pan paniscus chromosome 2, NHGRI_mPanPan1-v2.0_pri, whole genome shotgun sequence genome encodes the following:
- the ABTB1 gene encoding ankyrin repeat and BTB/POZ domain-containing protein 1 isoform X2 codes for MDTSDLFASCRKGDVGRVRYLLEQRDVEVNVRDKWDSTPLYYACLCGHEELVLYLLANGARCEANTFDGERCLYGALSDPIRRALRDYKQVTASCRRRDYYDDFLQRLLEQGIHSDVVFVVHGKPFRVHRCILGARSAYFANMLDTKWKGKSVVVLRHPLINPVAFGALLQYLYTGRLDIGVEHVSDCERLAKQCQLWDLLSDLEAKCEKVSEFVASKPGTCVKVLTIEPPPADPRLREDMALLADCALPPELRGDLWELPFPCPDGFNSCPDICFRVAGCSFLCHKAFFCGRSDYFRALLDDHFRESEEPATSGGPPAVTLHGISPDVFTHVLYYMYSDHTELSPEAAYDVLSVADMYLLPGLKRLCGRSLAQVLDEDTVVGVWRVAKLFRLARLEDQCTEYMAKVIEKLVEREDFVEAVKEEAAAVAARQETDSIPLVDDIRFHVASTVQTYSAIEEAQQRLRALEDLLVSIGLDC; via the exons ATGGACACCAGCGACCTGTTCGCCAGCTGCAGGAAGGGGGATGTGGGCCGAGTGCG GTACCTGCTGGAGCAGCGAGACGTGGAGGTGAATGTGCGGGACAAGTGGGACAGCACCCCCTT gTACTATGCCTGCTTGTGTGGGCACGAGGAGCTGGTACTCTACCTTCTGGCCAATG GAGCCCGCTGCGAGGCCAACACCTTCGATGGTGAGCGCTGCCTCTATGGGGCACTGAGTGACCCCATCCGCCGGGCTCTACGTGATTACAAGCAGGTCACGGCTTCCTGCAGGAGGCGGGATTACTATGACGACTTCTTGCAGCG GCTTCTAGAGCAGGGCATCCACAGTGACGTGGTCTTTGTAGTACACGGGAAGCCATTCCGGGTGCATCGCTGCATCCTGGGTGCACGTAGTGCCTACTTTGCGAACATGCTGGACACCAAATGGAAGGGCAAGAGTGTCGTGGTTCTCAGGCACCCACTG ATCAACCCCGTGGCCTTTGGGGCCCTGCTGCAGTACCTGTACACAG GCCGCCTGGACATTGGCGTAGAGCATGTGAGTGACTGTGAGCGCCTGGCCAAGCAATGCCAGCTGTGGGACCTGCTCAGCGACCTGGAGGCCAAGTGCGAGAAGGTGTCTGAGTTTG TGGCGTCTAAGCCAGGCACGTGTGTGAAGGTGCTGACCATCGAGCCCCCACCTGCAGACCCCCGCCTCCGGGAGGACATGGCGCTGCTGGCCGATTGTGCCCTGCCCCCCGAGCTCCGA GGTGATCTTTGGGAGCTGCCCTTCCCTTGTCCTGACGGCTTCAACAGCTGCCCTGACATCTGCTTCCGAGTGGCTGGCTGCAGCTTCCTCTGCCACAAG gcctttttctgtggCCGCAGTGACTACTTCCGAGCCCTGCTGGATGACCACTTCCGAGAGAGCGAGGAGCCAGCGACCTCAGGGGGCCCCCCAGCCGTCACCCTGCATGGCATCTCACCCGACGTCTTCACTCACGTGCTCTACTACATGTACAGCGACCACACTGAG CTGTCCCCCGAGGCAGCCTATGATGTGCTGAGCGTCGCCGACATGTACCTGCTGCCAGGCCTGAAGAGGCTGTGCGGCCGCAGCCTGGCTCAGGTGCTAGACGAGGACACTGTGGTGGGTGTGTGGCGCGTGGCCAAGCTCTTCCGCCTGGCGCGGCTTGAGGACCAGTGCACTGAGTACATGGCCAAGGTCATTGAGAAG CTGGTGGAGCGGGAGGACTTCGTGGAGGCGGTGAAGGAGGAGGCAGCGGCTGTGGCAGCCCGGCAGGAGACGGACTCTATCCCGCTGGTGGACGACATCCGCTTCCACGTGGCCAGCACGGTGCAGACCTACAGCGCCATAGAGGAGGCGCAGCAGCGTCTGCGGGCACTCGAGGACCTGCTCGTGTCCATCGGTCTGGACTGTTGA
- the ABTB1 gene encoding ankyrin repeat and BTB/POZ domain-containing protein 1 isoform X3 — protein sequence MWAECGTCWSSETWRYYACLCGHEELVLYLLANGARCEANTFDGERCLYGALSDPIRRALRDYKQVTASCRRRDYYDDFLQRLLEQGIHSDVVFVVHGKPFRVHRCILGARSAYFANMLDTKWKGKSVVVLRHPLINPVAFGALLQYLYTGRLDIGVEHVSDCERLAKQCQLWDLLSDLEAKCEKVSEFVASKPGTCVKVLTIEPPPADPRLREDMALLADCALPPELRGDLWELPFPCPDGFNSCPDICFRVAGCSFLCHKAFFCGRSDYFRALLDDHFRESEEPATSGGPPAVTLHGISPDVFTHVLYYMYSDHTELSPEAAYDVLSVADMYLLPGLKRLCGRSLAQVLDEDTVVGVWRVAKLFRLARLEDQCTEYMAKVIEKLVEREDFVEAVKEEAAAVAARQETDSIPLVDDIRFHVASTVQTYSAIEEAQQRLRALEDLLVSIGLDC from the exons ATGTGGGCCGAGTGCG GTACCTGCTGGAGCAGCGAGACGTGGAG gTACTATGCCTGCTTGTGTGGGCACGAGGAGCTGGTACTCTACCTTCTGGCCAATG GAGCCCGCTGCGAGGCCAACACCTTCGATGGTGAGCGCTGCCTCTATGGGGCACTGAGTGACCCCATCCGCCGGGCTCTACGTGATTACAAGCAGGTCACGGCTTCCTGCAGGAGGCGGGATTACTATGACGACTTCTTGCAGCG GCTTCTAGAGCAGGGCATCCACAGTGACGTGGTCTTTGTAGTACACGGGAAGCCATTCCGGGTGCATCGCTGCATCCTGGGTGCACGTAGTGCCTACTTTGCGAACATGCTGGACACCAAATGGAAGGGCAAGAGTGTCGTGGTTCTCAGGCACCCACTG ATCAACCCCGTGGCCTTTGGGGCCCTGCTGCAGTACCTGTACACAG GCCGCCTGGACATTGGCGTAGAGCATGTGAGTGACTGTGAGCGCCTGGCCAAGCAATGCCAGCTGTGGGACCTGCTCAGCGACCTGGAGGCCAAGTGCGAGAAGGTGTCTGAGTTTG TGGCGTCTAAGCCAGGCACGTGTGTGAAGGTGCTGACCATCGAGCCCCCACCTGCAGACCCCCGCCTCCGGGAGGACATGGCGCTGCTGGCCGATTGTGCCCTGCCCCCCGAGCTCCGA GGTGATCTTTGGGAGCTGCCCTTCCCTTGTCCTGACGGCTTCAACAGCTGCCCTGACATCTGCTTCCGAGTGGCTGGCTGCAGCTTCCTCTGCCACAAG gcctttttctgtggCCGCAGTGACTACTTCCGAGCCCTGCTGGATGACCACTTCCGAGAGAGCGAGGAGCCAGCGACCTCAGGGGGCCCCCCAGCCGTCACCCTGCATGGCATCTCACCCGACGTCTTCACTCACGTGCTCTACTACATGTACAGCGACCACACTGAG CTGTCCCCCGAGGCAGCCTATGATGTGCTGAGCGTCGCCGACATGTACCTGCTGCCAGGCCTGAAGAGGCTGTGCGGCCGCAGCCTGGCTCAGGTGCTAGACGAGGACACTGTGGTGGGTGTGTGGCGCGTGGCCAAGCTCTTCCGCCTGGCGCGGCTTGAGGACCAGTGCACTGAGTACATGGCCAAGGTCATTGAGAAG CTGGTGGAGCGGGAGGACTTCGTGGAGGCGGTGAAGGAGGAGGCAGCGGCTGTGGCAGCCCGGCAGGAGACGGACTCTATCCCGCTGGTGGACGACATCCGCTTCCACGTGGCCAGCACGGTGCAGACCTACAGCGCCATAGAGGAGGCGCAGCAGCGTCTGCGGGCACTCGAGGACCTGCTCGTGTCCATCGGTCTGGACTGTTGA
- the ABTB1 gene encoding ankyrin repeat and BTB/POZ domain-containing protein 1 isoform X1, with amino-acid sequence MWAECDHEPVLTQALTSFLPRYLLEQRDVEVNVRDKWDSTPLYYACLCGHEELVLYLLANGARCEANTFDGERCLYGALSDPIRRALRDYKQVTASCRRRDYYDDFLQRLLEQGIHSDVVFVVHGKPFRVHRCILGARSAYFANMLDTKWKGKSVVVLRHPLINPVAFGALLQYLYTGRLDIGVEHVSDCERLAKQCQLWDLLSDLEAKCEKVSEFVASKPGTCVKVLTIEPPPADPRLREDMALLADCALPPELRGDLWELPFPCPDGFNSCPDICFRVAGCSFLCHKAFFCGRSDYFRALLDDHFRESEEPATSGGPPAVTLHGISPDVFTHVLYYMYSDHTELSPEAAYDVLSVADMYLLPGLKRLCGRSLAQVLDEDTVVGVWRVAKLFRLARLEDQCTEYMAKVIEKLVEREDFVEAVKEEAAAVAARQETDSIPLVDDIRFHVASTVQTYSAIEEAQQRLRALEDLLVSIGLDC; translated from the exons ATGTGGGCCGAGTGCG ACCATGAACCCGTCCTGACCCAGGCTCTGACCTCCTTCCTGCCCAGGTACCTGCTGGAGCAGCGAGACGTGGAGGTGAATGTGCGGGACAAGTGGGACAGCACCCCCTT gTACTATGCCTGCTTGTGTGGGCACGAGGAGCTGGTACTCTACCTTCTGGCCAATG GAGCCCGCTGCGAGGCCAACACCTTCGATGGTGAGCGCTGCCTCTATGGGGCACTGAGTGACCCCATCCGCCGGGCTCTACGTGATTACAAGCAGGTCACGGCTTCCTGCAGGAGGCGGGATTACTATGACGACTTCTTGCAGCG GCTTCTAGAGCAGGGCATCCACAGTGACGTGGTCTTTGTAGTACACGGGAAGCCATTCCGGGTGCATCGCTGCATCCTGGGTGCACGTAGTGCCTACTTTGCGAACATGCTGGACACCAAATGGAAGGGCAAGAGTGTCGTGGTTCTCAGGCACCCACTG ATCAACCCCGTGGCCTTTGGGGCCCTGCTGCAGTACCTGTACACAG GCCGCCTGGACATTGGCGTAGAGCATGTGAGTGACTGTGAGCGCCTGGCCAAGCAATGCCAGCTGTGGGACCTGCTCAGCGACCTGGAGGCCAAGTGCGAGAAGGTGTCTGAGTTTG TGGCGTCTAAGCCAGGCACGTGTGTGAAGGTGCTGACCATCGAGCCCCCACCTGCAGACCCCCGCCTCCGGGAGGACATGGCGCTGCTGGCCGATTGTGCCCTGCCCCCCGAGCTCCGA GGTGATCTTTGGGAGCTGCCCTTCCCTTGTCCTGACGGCTTCAACAGCTGCCCTGACATCTGCTTCCGAGTGGCTGGCTGCAGCTTCCTCTGCCACAAG gcctttttctgtggCCGCAGTGACTACTTCCGAGCCCTGCTGGATGACCACTTCCGAGAGAGCGAGGAGCCAGCGACCTCAGGGGGCCCCCCAGCCGTCACCCTGCATGGCATCTCACCCGACGTCTTCACTCACGTGCTCTACTACATGTACAGCGACCACACTGAG CTGTCCCCCGAGGCAGCCTATGATGTGCTGAGCGTCGCCGACATGTACCTGCTGCCAGGCCTGAAGAGGCTGTGCGGCCGCAGCCTGGCTCAGGTGCTAGACGAGGACACTGTGGTGGGTGTGTGGCGCGTGGCCAAGCTCTTCCGCCTGGCGCGGCTTGAGGACCAGTGCACTGAGTACATGGCCAAGGTCATTGAGAAG CTGGTGGAGCGGGAGGACTTCGTGGAGGCGGTGAAGGAGGAGGCAGCGGCTGTGGCAGCCCGGCAGGAGACGGACTCTATCCCGCTGGTGGACGACATCCGCTTCCACGTGGCCAGCACGGTGCAGACCTACAGCGCCATAGAGGAGGCGCAGCAGCGTCTGCGGGCACTCGAGGACCTGCTCGTGTCCATCGGTCTGGACTGTTGA